The following DNA comes from Girardinichthys multiradiatus isolate DD_20200921_A chromosome 2, DD_fGirMul_XY1, whole genome shotgun sequence.
AGAGGAGGAGAAAGGACGGGAAGAAGGACATGAAGCTCAAATGGAACAAAGAaagcacacagacagacagatagagaAACAGACATACTGTCATGGAGTaagaaaggaaggacagaaggaaCCCTGTCAGATAGCTCAGTTAGAAAAGTACAGGACTGGTAATTGAAGGCTCCTAGGCCACAGAGGGAAGTGAATGTGGAAGTAAGGAAACAAAAAAGAGAGGAAGGACATAACGTTCAAAAAAATGAGAAAGAGAATAAAGTTTGAAAAGCCAAAAATTTTTCAAATGCTTATATTGTTTTTCCAAACTTGTTTAGATCTGGAGAATACTGAAATGAAATACCAGACTTTTCCAGTAGGAACCCAGTAATTATTTAACAAGCACAACCAAAAGGAACCAAACCAAATATTCTGCCAACAAACAGGAGAATGTAGTCAGTAGtattaaatttacatttttaaatgcaggTACCAAACAATGAAGTTTAAGAGTCCTTTACTGCAGAATAACTATTCACACCAACAATAGTACATTTTAGAGTTGAAAAATCCAACAAATACCACAGTTTGATCTGGAAAAACAATTATAGATTTTTTAAACTCCAGTCCTGGTAATTATTGGGTCTGCCACCACCTGAAGAGAAGGATAAACAGATTTTAACTACTAAGAAGGTTATGAGACATGAAAACAAAGTGCAATGGTCTACCTTCTTCTGCAGCTCGTTGCAGGAGCTGCAACAGGATGACTGAAACTGAAGACAATCCCGGCCCATCACTGATCTGATTAAAATTCACTGAAGAGgtacaaaacagaaatatttggaaaatgagaaaatgtgtgACACAATACATTGAACTGTAGTTTTACATGAGCCACCCATATATACAGTAGTTACTGGCTCCCCTCTGGTGATCTTTTGCACATGAATATCAGTATTGAAAAAGTTGAATGgcaactttcatttatttatttatattagtaTGTACTCTTTTTTTCAATGCTTGTTATTTACTCCTTGCCTAACCTTCAAATGATACTAGGATTACATATTTATGTAGAAAATTTAGGGTTacagtattttaaaatcatgCTCACAATATTTTGTGGTGGCCAGAAGTGCTTGTTTTAACTTATCAATTCAGTGGAAATGGGAACTTACAGATTATTCTGTCGTTTGGAAAATCCTGAAGAGGATaaagactcttttttttttctaaaccatATTTCAAGTGGCAACACATACATCTTTGAAATTTTACTGGATGCACCCCTGAACCCAAAGTAACACAAGCGATTCTGGATACCCTGGATCAACTCTCCTACATGTCTCATAACAGCTGCATctctatataatataatataatataatataatataatataatataatataatatgatataatataatataatataatgtaatggagatagaaagaaagaaagaaagaaagaaagaaagaaagaaagaaagaaagaaagaaagaaagaaagaaagaaagaaagaaagaaagaaaccaaCAGATTTGGGACACACCTATATGGTAAGCGTCCTCTTCTCTGCTGCGGCGCTCCAAGGTTGAGTGCTGTCCCTCTACAACAAATCAGCAATTAACAGGTTTTTCTCAGTATGGAAAATGACAACTGTAAGCTGCCTAATTTTTTTGCTGCTATAAATGTTTGCCTTACGTGCTCCTTTGAGGTATAACATTGCTTGAGGAGTCCAGTTTCTCCTCTGGAAAAAAATTAtcaacagatttgttttatgatATAAGTTCTAGAcagcaaaatacttttttttttttttacaaaagtcaGGCTGTACTTACATATGGAGCAGACCAGCACTGAGAAACCAATGCCACAAGCAGAGTAACCTTTAGAGACATTGTTGAAGCCTGCAATGGAAAATACCTTATTATGAAAGTGTTGACCCTTCCCTCTGCATCTAAAAACTGCTCAAAGTTGGAATTGTTCCACATATTTCTAATACTATATCTAGGGTGATATTTCATATTATATAGTATATAAATTGCAATGCTGTGCATTGCAAATACATACAGTATACTGCATATTCTGGTACCAATCACCGCGACTGTTTTATTACAATTGTTCAATTTATATGGTGCAGTGCAAAAAGAGGAATATCACccaacataaaaaaatgagTTTAGCTAAATTGTAACTATAGAAAAATGCTAAAACTTGTCGCAAGCTTATTAAAGCAGTCAAATATTTAAGTGAGGGTAGcccaaacaataaaatatgcatTGACTGCGTAAAACAATTACATCATGTTAATGATTTATGTAGCTACAATAAATATCAAGATGTCGACATATCCTATGTGTTTACTTCAtgtgcaaaaaaataaaggcagtttTTCCTTTAAATCTAACTTGTGGAACATGAAGTTTCCCAGTTAAagcttgaaaaaaataatacattttcaaagacAATCAACTCACTAACATGGGCTttaataatagttatcaataGATATCATTGAGAATGATATCCCTTTACAAAAGAAGATCATTCAAATATAttgtataaaatacaaaacgtttgctaagtaaaacattttttttaagattagaCTTTTTTTGTATGATTTGGCAATTTCTGTGTTCAtggtattataaataaatgtaatattaaaagatattttacaacaacaaaataaatgataataataataataataataataaaataaaggtttcttACTGTACTTGAATTATGGTTCTGCAGGCTGTAGCTTGTAAAAGCGTTGGATCAATGTTTCCTCCTAGGCGTCAAAACACATATATTAAGTCAACCAGCTTGTTATGTGGCATCAGTGATGAGGCTGATGGGTAATTTAATGACATCACGCCTAACACTCCAGCTGTGACAGACTGAAAGGTGCTGCTGAAGCTGTCTCTGCACATTAGCCACAGGCGCTGGAGAGAAGTTTGAACTTTGACGCCTCCAATAAACAGAGGATCTTTGCAGGGTCACACCGCATTGAGACTGTTTATGGGTTTATGAATGAGTCTCATGTGATGACAGCGTGATGTCAGTTACCGTGGGTGAAAACATCAGCGGGAGGTTTAAACATGTACAAGACTTTCTCtgtaggagaaaaaaaagtttggtgTCATGCTTTTCTCTTCTGTAAATTGGCCAAAACGTCACAAGGCATAAATATCCTTGTCAAAAGGTCTTCAAAAGGCAGACCTGCATAtctagaaacaaaaaaatcatcagAAGTGCAAAGTGGGCGCGGCGCTGGTGGGTTAGCGggcgaccacatatagaggctttACTCCTCGAAGCGGCCGAGGAAAGAAAgtccgggtttgagtcccggacctggcgacctttgccgagtgtctccccctctctttgccccttcTTACTGTCTGACTACTATCAAAAttaaggcctctagtgccgaaaaaaaaaGTGCCAAGTGGTAGACTGTGCAAAACTTCTTGCACAGTCTACCACTGAGAATGGGAATTGGACTTTCTATTTATGTTTCCAACTTCAGACATGGACATTTCACATTCTAAGAAATAACGAAATGCATAATTAATTTGCGCAGTTCAGCCAATCAAGCAATTATTGAACTGAACAAAAACCGAAAAAAAACCCAGTTGTGATGCTATTTTATTATATGTGTCAGTATGGCAGTACATAGAAAACATGGTATTTGCTGAGGTGATACTTGCAATAAAAAGACTAGGTTATGTTTCTTGTGTGGAACTGCACCGCATTTTTTCCTGCCCCAGAATCTCAGATATTTTAagcaatttgtttgttttttataacatTAACCGCAGAAACTTCAAGAAAGTActgtatgcgtgtgtgtgtgtgtgtgtgtgtgtgtgtgtgtgtgtagggccACAACAAAAAATATCCAGCCCTCTGAAGCACAGACTGCATCTGCAAATATATAAAAGCAAACTTCTACAGATAATTTAGCGCCATCTAGGGGTGACCAATAACATTGTCACATTTTGGCTCCTCACAGAGCATGTACTAAAACCATAAAAGTTGTTTATCAAACCTGATGAAGcaaacattattaaattccaTTATCCAATGAAagtttttagttaaaaaaaaagagcatgTTGGAAATCAACCATATTGCTTCAGTCAATTTTTATAACTGTTAAAAACTGCAACCTAAAAAAGCTACCCCCTGCAAGtttgcctttgataattacatcAATGATGTGTAGAGGATCAGTGTGTTAAATGTTTACTTCTTATGCCATCAGtaaaaaaatgatttgctgTAGAAACAAAACGACATAAAACTGGTTTACGTCTGACATCTGCTTGCGGAAGCGCTGCAAGATGCCTGTAAGCTCAACTTTTACCACGAGACCAAAACCATGGTGACTCTGCAGTTGTGTGGTAACTCACTGATAGGCAGGAAGCTGAGCACTGAAAGCTGTTGGACACCTCTGCAGTGAGAAAACCAAAGCTTCATCTTGAACAAGATGAAAAAAGACAACAATGGAGGTCACCGTTTCCCTCATGAGACAACACATGCAGCTGATgaattatttcagtatttagCGCAGCATGCGGCATGCTAGCTGTAAGTTTTACACCTCTTTAAATAgttacacttttttttcttagctttttttttacaagtggcttatatttcgagcagagaaaaacaagattgtgatctgatttgcctagaggaagtctagctgtagagatgtatgagtccttgtcatttgcataaaacaaatccaacgttttgttttctctggtagagcagctgacaagctgttgaaacattggaagtgtagcagagagtgaagcatggttaaaatcaccagatattgccacaaacgcattAGGGTTTTGTGCCtatagcttagcaacaactgagctgatggcatcacatgcagtgtcggcaacggctaaaggtggaacgtaaactgttggactctctgggtaaataatatggatgaaagcatgctaacagttcaatatctggactgcagagacgacacttcacagtaacatgtcctggatgacaccatctgtcgttcacaagtactgctagtccacctgctttacatttgccactcatctttaaatctctgtctccTCATATGGTcggaaagcctggcagagagacactggagtcTGGTCTGGactgcagccatgtcttggtaaaacacataatactgcattcccggtactctggctgggttcTTTGtggggcttggagttcatccaacttgtttcccaacgatctcacattgcccatcataatcgacggaagagatggtttgaacttcctccttctctctctcttctctttgctcttgCTCTGCACCCAAGGCACCTCCTTTTCaattcatcagggatttggggttgtagttgaagtattatttgagcttttgagatattaatcagctgctcccggttgtaagaaacaacctcgttccaatggcagtgcatcataacaaatgtccaaaagtagaaaagtattaggaaaaatccttccagctgcacagcatccaacaACGGAgaggacagtcatccaaaaaaaaaaaatcaactgtatccaacacaagaggaatttgagttcccaaaaaagaatcaatcagaatgaaaagtaagAGAGCTACTCCAACTTCCTGCCACCTTGAGTAACACAATTCTAGAAACAATGCACTAGA
Coding sequences within:
- the LOC124859905 gene encoding spexin prohormone 1-like — its product is MSLKVTLLVALVSQCWSAPYRRNWTPQAMLYLKGAQGQHSTLERRSREEDAYHIVNFNQISDGPGLSSVSVILLQLLQRAAEEGGGRPNNYQDWSLKNL